The following is a genomic window from Balneola sp..
CTTACTAATCGCACTTTGTACTCATAATTTTTTACATAAAAACAACTAGTATCAGTTCCTAATTATTTATGGGTATACATGAGAAATAGATTATTTTTTTTAACAACAATATCCATTGTATGCTATGCATGTAATGTTACCGAAACTTCAACTGAGAACTGTTTTGATCAATCTTTTAAGAGTATAATTATAGCTTTTGAAAGTGGGTTAAATTCATCTGTTAGAGTTTATAATAATGATCTAAGTGAAATTGAATTTCAAGATGCAGATTTATATAGTTCTCCTTTTCATATATTTAGATCTAATGATTTTTATTACTACACCTATTCAGATTCAGACTCAACAAGTTTATTTGTTAAGCGTTTGGTATCAAATAACGAAAGAATTGGTAGCGTATCTTTAAATAAGGGTTCTTCGCTTCAAAGAATTGATTCTATTAATGAAATATATACTACTTTTTTTTATTCCCCACAGGAACTTATAGTAACAAATGATACTATTATTAATAGAGAAGTTGATTTTGTGACTCATGCAATTTATGAAGATCAGGATAGATACTTTGGTGTTAATAGAGAAGCTGGAGAGTTTAGATTAGTAGAATTTCAAGATCACGACACTTTACAAATTGCAGGAATCAGTAATCTCATCAATAGACATGTTAATGCCCCGAGTTATATTCTAAGTATGGTATATCAATCCCAGGATGAAAGATTGATAATAACCGTTGAAGATATTTCAAATGCTCCAGATACCTATTTAATCGATATTGATTTAAAGAGTGGAGAATCAAAATCATTTAAAGTTGGTGATCATTCAAGATTAATTATTGAAGAAATGTCTAATATAATTTTATTAACTCATCAGCTAACATATAGGTTAAATTCAGAACCAGTTGAATATGTACATTATTATGATACTGCAAATAAGACTATCAAGGTTTTTACGAATTTAGGAGTTTCAGAGAGAGTTACAGGATATTATGTACAAGATATAGTTGTAACAAATTGTAGCGCTTTCGTTGCTACCATCGAAGTTGAAAACGATGGGTTTACTTTAAAAGTAAGACAATATGATTTTCAGGGAATTATGAAAAGAGAGGTTGAAATCAAACAGATTTACCCTGGTCAAGAATATATGAGATCAATATTGATATTAAATTAAATATATAGAGGAGAATTATGAAGAAATCACTATCAATTTTATTATTTACGCTTTTAGGTTTTTCCATTGGAAAAACTCAGCAGATTTCAATCACCGACAAAGTTCATTCATATCTTATAAACGGACAATTATCATCTAATTATAAAGGTATTTATGATGAGCCTAAAAATGTAACTTTTGTCGATTCTGTGTCTTACGCTAAAATACCAAGTCAAGAACTAATCGGGAGAAAAATAGTACAGCTGAATACGCACTTAATAAATGGTCATGAAGTTAAAACAAATGGAAGTATTGTAATCCAAGCAGACATTAATAATGTACCAAAAGATATAACTTATAAAAGACTTGGAAAGTCAGACTTAATAATTGTTGATATAATTTCAACTTCTTTTTCAAGTCTAGAGGATGCGTATTCACATTGGCAGGATCAAAATTGGGTTAAATCAATATCATATGATTATATCGCTAACATAAGCTTACAAAATGATCCTTTTTATCAAAATCAATACTATTTAAAAAATACAGGGCAATTTGGAGGAACTTCTGGTATTGATATTAATTACGAAGCAGCATGGGAGCTTGTAAGTGAGTATAGCGATGATATCCTTGTTGCTGTTATTGATGATGGTTTAGAGCCTCATAATGATTTGGAAGATCAATTTGGAAATAGTAGAATTATAGGAGGATATACTCCTGCGACAAATGGTAATGGAGCACCCGCATTAAATACTGATTATCATGGAGTAGCCGTTGCGGGAATAATTGGTGCTTCAAGGAATAATAATCTCATTAGAGGGATTTCTCCAGATGTTGAATTTCTATCAGTCAACATCTTTGCTCCAAATACCACTGAAAGTGATATTGCAGCAGGAATTATTTGGGCTGTTGATAATGGTGCGAGAGTGATAAATAATTCTTGGGGGGCTAATGTACCAGGTTTTTATTCTATTACAATTGTAAACGCAATCAATTATGCTATAAATAATGATGTGACTGTTGTTTTTTCTTCTGGAAATGATGGATATGTTACCTTTCCCTCAAATGTTGCTGGAGTAATAACTGTCTCTGCTATTGATAATGATGGGAATATCTCAAGCTATGTAGGAAGCGGAAGTGAAATCGATTTTGTTGCACCGTCAGGTGAACCTAACGGTGTAGGTAATGTATATACTTTGGACAGGGAAGGATCATCTGGTGAATCAAATACTGACTATTTAACGGATTTTGGTGGAACTTCTGCTACAGCACCACAAGTCTCTGGAGTAATTGCTTTAATGCTTTCAATTGATCCAAGCCTAACAAGGACTGAAATTTTGAATATTTTGAGTAATACAGCAGAGGATTACGGTTCAACTGGAAAGGATAATATATATGGATATGGGTTAATTAATGCTACAGCAGCTTTGTACCAAGTTGAAAGAGGGTTAGTAGAAAATAAGATTTCAAGTTTTGAATCTCTAAATAGTACTGCATCAGGCTCAAATTTGTCCAGAAGAAGTGTTTACGAATCAAGTACTGGGGCTTACCATAATCTTTTTGAATCAGGAAGTGAAATAGTTTATTTCAAAAGACTACCTTGGATGACGACACAGCCAATAATCATTTCCGAAAATCAAACGACTGAGTATGGAGAAAATTTTAATCCAAATATAACAATTGATACAAACGGAAATCTTCATGCTGTTTGGGAGAGAAAAGCCTATGGATCTGATCAGTGGAAAGTTTATTATTCAAAAAGTACAAATGATGGGGTTACATGGAGTACACCTGTTTCAGTATCACCTGTTGGTTCAGAGCCAATGAATCCCCAGATTGTCGCTTATGACGCTCAATACGATAATGAGATGATGCTCACTTACTATTATTTTGATAGGATAAGAGCAAAAATGTATAATTTTTCAACAGGTACTTGGGAAAATTGGGCGGCTTGGAGTAATAATGGCATATATAACCCAGGGATTGACGCAATACCTGGTACTGATAGTTACACTAAAAAATTTACATCAATAGCTTCAGATAGATACGGTTATACGAAGATGAATATCGTATATGCAGATGAGGCTAATAATCATATTTATTACAGAAAATTAGACGACTTTTCAGATTGGGGCCAATACACTAATATGTCTTCCATAGTCCCGGGTACAGCTGATCACCATTCACCAAGTTTAAGTAACGATCCATCATATACTTCAGGAGCTTCTCCTGCAATACATTTAGCTTGGACAAGAACTACAGGTACTGGAACAGGGCTATATGATAATAAGGTAATTCATAGATGGTCTTCAAGTCAGTGGAGTTGGCCAAGTGTTTATTATACAACGTATTATCAATCACAAACTAAACCTACAATCTCTGGTGTTGGTAGCACAGGTAGTTATGAAGCATATTTAATATGGGAAATTCAGGGAAATGGTGGTATTGCTAGGCAGTACTTTAATGGATCGAGTTGGTCATCTCCGGTAACAATAACAAGTAATGGTAAATATCCTTCGCTTTCAACAGGAGGAAATCAAACTAAGTACATTTATACCGATGAGAATGGACCGTTCTATGATGTCACTTTAAGCAGTCAAACCTTATCCAAGGTTGTAGCTGAAGATCCTAATTTTAGTCCCGATAAGATGGTATATAAGCGAGCTATTTCATTTATGGACTCAACTGGGAGCTTTATACAATTTACTGTTCATAATGTAAAGGAGATTTCTGAACAAGGATTTACTAATGATAAAACACTAAAGCCGATTGATCAACACGAGGTGGATTTGAGTAATTCTAAAGCACTTGGTGCTCTTAATACTAATGAAGTCTTAGCTGAAGGATCCACACTCGAATTTGAGGTTGAAATCACTGGAAATCAGGTGAGGAGCTTATTTATTGATGGGGAAATACCTAAAATTTCTACTTTCAATAATACTGATTTATCAAGAAATGGGGAGCCATTAAGTTCAAGATTAGAGTCTCTTTCAGAAGAATCTGCTCCTTTAAGATACTCAATTTTAATTGGCTCTGGCTTAGCATCAAAAAGTGACTTATATCTACTTGGATTGGAAAACTACAACTTTAAGGAAGGAGTTTTTGCTAGCCTTGGTCATATAAATATGCCCAAAGAAGATTCCTCCACTCTGCCAATTGAGACAGTTTTGGTAGAAAACGGTGAGGATAATATCAATTTGTCTGCATATCCTAATCCATTTAACCCTAGTACCTCTATAAGTTTCACTTTGTCAGAGGCGTCTTTTGTTACATTAAGAGTATTTGATCTGCTTGGAAGAGAGGTCGCAGTTTTGTTAAACAATCAGATGAAAACTGGCAAGCATAATGTTCTATTTGATGCATCTGGTTTAGCCAGCGGTGTATATCTCTATCGTCTAGAGACTTCGGATAAAGTTTTGACCAGTAGATTTACTTTGATTAAATAATTACAATGAATAAGGAAAGAAAGGGCGTTTCTCAAAGGAATGCTCTTTCCTCTTAAGAAGGGGACCTGCCGAATTTCTTCCAATCAGGTTTTCTCTTTTCAAGGAAGGCATTCTTTCCTTCTTCTGCCTCTTCGGTCATATAGGCTAATCTTGTGGCTTCGCCGGCAAATATCTGTTGACCCACTAACCCATCATCAATCAGGTTAAAGGCAAATTTTAGCATTTTGATTGCGGTAGGGCTCTTAGTAAGTATTTCCTGGGCCCATTCGTATGCAGTAGCTTCTAGTTTATCATGGTCTACAACTGCATTAATCATACCCATCTCGTAGGCTTCCTCAGCTGAATAATTTCTTTCCAGAAAGAATACCTCTCTAGCTCTTTTCTGGCCAATCTGTCGAGCAAGAAGTGCCGAACCAAAGCCCCCATCAAAACTAGCTACATTTGCATCAGTCTGTTTGAAAGTGGCATGCTCTCTACTAGCAAGAGTCAAGTCGCAGGTTACGTGCAAACTATGGCCACCACCAACAGCCCATCCAGGCACCACAGCAATCACGACTTTTGGTATAAAACGGATAAGTCGTTGAACCTCCAGGATATTTAATCGAGCGATACCATCTCCCGCTTTATAACCCTTTGAGCTACGAGCTCTTTGATCACCTCCCGAACAGAAGGCCCATTTTCCATCTTTTTGGGAGGGACCCTCACCTGAAAGTAAGACCACACCAATGTCATTATCTTCTTTTGCATCTTCCAGCGCCTCATATAGTTCAAACACGGTTTTTGGGCGGAAGGCATTTCGGACTTCAGGACGATTGAATGCTATTCTGGCAACGCCAGTTAGTTTTTTGTAGGTGATGTCTTCAAATTCCTTAACGGTTATCCAGTTCATGAAGGAGAATGATTAGTAATAAATTGATTGATAATGGTAGCACATTTTTTTGGTTGTTCTAAATGAACACGATGGTTTGCATCTTCAATAATTGCAAGCTCACAGTCTGATATATTCTTTTTCATTGACTGATTTATGCGTAGAAACTTTACATCGTGGGCACCAACAATTAATTGAACAGGTGATATGAGTTCATTCAACCGGTCTTTTATACAAGGCATGGTTCCTGAACCAAAACCAAGCAGCGAGTTAGCCATCCAATAATGGTTTTGTTTTTCTTGGATGTTCATGAGCAAGCGTTTTGATTCCGATTGGAGATTTCCATCAAATATTTTCATGGTTTTCCATTTTTCCAGAAAGCCATGAAAATTACCTTGGATTTGATCTGCTCTAGACGCATCTAATGCCTGCCTTGCTTGCCTCTCAGTCTCTTTTTCAATTCCGAAACTTCCACTTTCCAGAATTAGTCCCTGTATTAAATCTGGACGGCAAAGAGCTAATTGTAAAGCCAAACGTGCACCCATGCTATATCCATAAAGAAAAACAGGAGAGGGTAGTTGTTCGCTAATGAGTTTTGAGAGGTCTGCAACCTGTTCCTTTGTTGAAAAGCGATAATGTAATTCGGCGCCTTCAGTGCTTCCATGACCAAGTAAGTCAATGGTCGTTACGCTAATATCGCTGTCTAAGTGCGATTTTAGTGGATTAAATACTAACCCACTGCCAAGGAATCCATGCAACAAAATAAGACTAGGAGCATTGTCTTTAATTTGGCTGTTCAAATGATAGGATATTCCTCTTACCCGGATATTCATTTTTCTTCAGCAAAATTATTCCAAAGTAATTCCCTTTGAACCATTGATTCTTCTGCATCTGTGATGCATTCCAATACATGGATTCCCGGTTTTTCAATACGCTCTTCAAATGCTGTTATCAACTGCTCTGGTTTGGATATTAGAGCATGATCAACTTTATGTGCTCTACATAAAGCAGCAATTGAAACTTGCTGGGGGGTTTCAAAAAATGGAGTAAATGTTTCCTTTAGATCATGAATAGGCAATATCCTAAAGATGGAGCCACCTGCATTATTCAAAACTATAATTACCAATGGCCGATTAATATGTCTGGCCTCTAACAAGGCATTAGAATCATGTAGAAATGCTATATCACCAATAAATAATACGCCAGTTTTTTTTGCTGATTTACTTATTCCCAAGGATGTTGAAATGATTCCGTCAATCCCTGCAGCTCCACGATTTACAAAAACATCCTTTGCTTCATTATTCGTGAATAAGGAAAAATCTCTAACCGGAAAAGAATTAGAAAGCATCACAAATGCCTTCTTGGGGAGTAACTGTGAAAGGGTGTGAAAGATGTATCCATCGGTAAGAGGGGTAGAGGGATGAATTGAATTTTGCCTGAATTGAGCAAATGACTTTTGGTATCTCCTCCAATTTCTGAGCCAGTGCTTATCGGTGGCTCCGGAAACTTCGGGGATGTCCAGTGTACCCTGAAGGCATATATGTTTCGTAGATGTTAGGCTTTCATCTTCGAGAAAATCATCTCTTAAGAAGCGTATTTGAGGAGTCTCACTATGTCTTGAAAGGTAGTTTATTAAAGCCTTGCTAACCGGTTCTGAACCAAATCTAAGAATCAAATCAGAAGACAATTCCTCGGCTATACTCCCATTTCTCAGAAAACCGTCATACCCTGAAATTACATACTTTGATGATGGCACCTTCGATCCCGGTTCAGCAATAATAGGGGCATCCAGAGTTTTTGCAAGATTCTGAATAGTCTCTATTTCATTAAATGTTGAGGTAGCTCCGGCAATAAGTACTGGTCGCTCAGAAGAAACTAAATCAGACCAGAACTGTTCATCTAAATGCGAGATAACCCCAGTTGCTTTGTAACTTCGGTAGGATTGCCTGGCATGCTTTTCGTTTTCGGCAATTGTTGTATTAAAGAATTCCTCTTCGGGAGTAAGTGGCTTTGAAAAAGGAAAGTTAAGATGCGCTACCCCGCTTTTTGATTTTGAAAGCATAACAGCCTGAGACGCAGCTTTCTGCAATCTAATAATGCTTTTATTGCTTTTTTTGGGTTCTCCGATATCATGAAAAAAGACCGGGTAATCTCCGAAAGCTTTGAGTTGATCGATAGTTTGAGAAGCTCCGATTTCTCTAAGGTGAGGGGGGCGATCCGCACTAAGAACAATCATTGGGTTTTTGGAAAGAGTTGCCTCAATTACTGTAGGATAATAATTTGCCAGAGCCGTTCCGGATGTACATACAAGACAAGCTGGCTTTCCGGAGGCTTTACCTATACCCAGCGCAATAAAAGCAGCAGAGCGTTCATCAATAACAACATGCTTTTGAAAGCCGGGATGGGCAGCAAAAGCAAGAGTAAGTGGGGTAGATCTTGAACCAGGTGAAATAACAACTTCGCGTACACCTTCTTCATAGAGACTACGCACGAATTGTGTACTCCAGTAAAAATTCAGGTTAATGGGGTCACGATCGGGCATGTTCCAGGGTTGAGAGCATGGGTATAAATTTAAGATTCGTTTCGTCCCATTCTTTATCAGGGTCGGAATTCTTAACGATACCACATCCTGCAAAGAACCGCACAGAATCTTTCATAATGAGACCGCTACGGATAGCAACTATAAACTCTCCATTTCCATGAGCATTAATCCACCCAAAAGGGGCGGCATACCAACCTCTCTCAAAATCTTCATATTCTTTTATGAATTCTACCGCTTCATTGCGGGGGAAACCACCTACCGCAGGAGTAGGATGGAGAGTTTTTAACACCTCAGTTCTTGATACCCCTTCCTTTATTTTGGCAGTGATGGGTGTATAAAGGTGTTGTACATTCGAAAGCTTTTTTATTGAAGGCTGGTCAGGATGTTTTACATCATCTGAGTAATAACTCAGATTTTCTTCAATAGCTTCAAGTACAATTTCATGTTCTTCGAGGTCTTTTGGGTTATGCAATAGATCATACTCGAGAACGGCATCTTCCGAAGCAGTTTTACCTCGGGAAGTACTACCAGCCAATCCTTCGGTTAGTACATATTCAGAAGTAAAGGAGGCAAGTCTTTCAGGTGTAGATCCTAAAAAACTGGCATGCTCGTTTTGCCGGATCAAAAAGGAATAACAATCGGGATATTGATTCCTGAGTTTATTAAGAATATGAGTGTCTTTAACCTCGTAGTCGAGAGAGATATCAATCTTTCTGGCTAATACAACCTTGTCAAACTTTCCATTGCTGATATTTGTTTTTGCTATATCCACGGAATTAATCCATGACTCATATTCAGCAGAAGTTTTATCGGGAACTGTAAAATTAGATTTACTTTGTTGTTTACCATTAAGTACATATGCCTCAGCCGAAGTAATAGGCTCTAGCTGGCTAAGTATTCTTTCAATATTGGTATGTACTTCATTAAAGTTCTTGATCTTTGTGCAGATTGTAAGAATTGTGCACTTGCCTTCCTTTATTATAGTCCATTCGGGTAAAGTAAACGAAGAAGATTTGAACCCACTCCAACTTTTCGATTCGTTCTTATCAAAGAAAGAAAAACCACCAAAAAGATGAATCACTGCATTTTGATGATTGATTCCTGAACAATGATGGATCTTATTGATCAGCTCTTTTCCTTTTCGTGAGGCTTCTCTGAATCTATTTTTACCTCGGGTAGTGATTCGGTACAATTCCCCGGAAGCTGCTATTGCAAAATCATCGACTGGTTTTTCCCAATAGTATTGAAATCCGTTTGTTTCAGGAATTTGTTCTATAGCTGCCAGAGGATCAATCTGGGGTATCTGAATGGAAAAAGCTAAATAGTTGAGATTGTTATCATCAAGGGAGGGTAGTTCAGATAGAAAGCGGTTTAATCTGCTTTCAGGAATTTGCTTCTGAAACAGTGCAGACAGTGAACTCTTTTTTTCTGCTACCTGTGGCACTTTATTACCTCGTTTTTCAATTTTCAATATAAATTGAAAATTCACAAGAATAAAGCTTTAGCCTACTAAAAATTGTGAAAAACTATTTAGCGTCGTCAGTCTCGCCGGTCGTAAATGGATTGCGAATTCCAAGACTCTCGAGATCAAAATCGGCTAATTCGAATAAATGGTTCCATGCTGATTCGCTGGTTCCATCTTCTTTAACCCAATTTGGGTGACTTTGCTTGATTAAGCCTACTACTCTTTTTGCATAAGCAATGCGCTCTTCACCTTCTGGCATTCTCGGTATTGCAGCTATCATAAGGTCAAGATTATAGCCGCAGTCAAAGTCTTTTGGTTTTTGTTGTTCTATGAACATGTACTAGTAATTTGAATAAGCTCAAAGATAGGTCGAATAGAAAAAAGTCAAAAGTATAAGAGCTATAATTCTTTTAATCGCTTAATGCTGGTGGTTGATTTATTTCTTAGTTTTGGTCGAATTTTAAATCAATCATTTTATGTATCTAAACTCCATTCTTGAAGCAGTAGGAAATACTCCTCTTGTAAAATTGAATCATGTAAATGGTAATTCTGAAGGGACTATACTTGTTAAAGTTGAATACTTTAATCCAGGAAATAGTATCAAAGATCGTATCGCTATTAAAATGATTGAAGATGCGGAGAAGGCTGGCTTAATCAAGCCAGGAGGTACTATTATTGAAGGTACTTCTGGAAACACAGGGATGGGGCTCGCTCTTACGGCTATAGCGAAAGGGTATAAGTGTATTTTTACTACAACAGATAAACAAAGCCAGTCGAAAGTTGATATTCTTAAGGCAGTAGGAGCGGAAGTAATTGTATGTCCTACAAACGTTGAGCCTGAAGACCCGGAAAGCTACTACTCAGTAGCAAAAAGGCTAAGTACCGAGATACCAAATTCATATTACCCGAACCAATACGATAATAAAAGTAACCTTAAGGCTCATTATGAGACAACAGGGCCCGAAATTTGGGAGCAAACAGAAGGTAAGATTACTCACTACATTGCCGGAATGGGTACAGGAGGGACAATTTCAGGAGTGGGGAAATACTTAAAAGAACAGAATCCCAATGTAAAAGTAATAGGGATTGATTCTGTAGGCTCTGTCTATAAAAAATATTTCGAGACTGGTGAGTTTGACAAGAATGAAATCAAACCCTATATGACTGAAGGTATTGGAGAGGATATTATTCCAGGGACAAT
Proteins encoded in this region:
- a CDS encoding T9SS C-terminal target domain-containing protein; its protein translation is MKKSLSILLFTLLGFSIGKTQQISITDKVHSYLINGQLSSNYKGIYDEPKNVTFVDSVSYAKIPSQELIGRKIVQLNTHLINGHEVKTNGSIVIQADINNVPKDITYKRLGKSDLIIVDIISTSFSSLEDAYSHWQDQNWVKSISYDYIANISLQNDPFYQNQYYLKNTGQFGGTSGIDINYEAAWELVSEYSDDILVAVIDDGLEPHNDLEDQFGNSRIIGGYTPATNGNGAPALNTDYHGVAVAGIIGASRNNNLIRGISPDVEFLSVNIFAPNTTESDIAAGIIWAVDNGARVINNSWGANVPGFYSITIVNAINYAINNDVTVVFSSGNDGYVTFPSNVAGVITVSAIDNDGNISSYVGSGSEIDFVAPSGEPNGVGNVYTLDREGSSGESNTDYLTDFGGTSATAPQVSGVIALMLSIDPSLTRTEILNILSNTAEDYGSTGKDNIYGYGLINATAALYQVERGLVENKISSFESLNSTASGSNLSRRSVYESSTGAYHNLFESGSEIVYFKRLPWMTTQPIIISENQTTEYGENFNPNITIDTNGNLHAVWERKAYGSDQWKVYYSKSTNDGVTWSTPVSVSPVGSEPMNPQIVAYDAQYDNEMMLTYYYFDRIRAKMYNFSTGTWENWAAWSNNGIYNPGIDAIPGTDSYTKKFTSIASDRYGYTKMNIVYADEANNHIYYRKLDDFSDWGQYTNMSSIVPGTADHHSPSLSNDPSYTSGASPAIHLAWTRTTGTGTGLYDNKVIHRWSSSQWSWPSVYYTTYYQSQTKPTISGVGSTGSYEAYLIWEIQGNGGIARQYFNGSSWSSPVTITSNGKYPSLSTGGNQTKYIYTDENGPFYDVTLSSQTLSKVVAEDPNFSPDKMVYKRAISFMDSTGSFIQFTVHNVKEISEQGFTNDKTLKPIDQHEVDLSNSKALGALNTNEVLAEGSTLEFEVEITGNQVRSLFIDGEIPKISTFNNTDLSRNGEPLSSRLESLSEESAPLRYSILIGSGLASKSDLYLLGLENYNFKEGVFASLGHINMPKEDSSTLPIETVLVENGEDNINLSAYPNPFNPSTSISFTLSEASFVTLRVFDLLGREVAVLLNNQMKTGKHNVLFDASGLASGVYLYRLETSDKVLTSRFTLIK
- a CDS encoding 1,4-dihydroxy-2-naphthoyl-CoA synthase encodes the protein MNWITVKEFEDITYKKLTGVARIAFNRPEVRNAFRPKTVFELYEALEDAKEDNDIGVVLLSGEGPSQKDGKWAFCSGGDQRARSSKGYKAGDGIARLNILEVQRLIRFIPKVVIAVVPGWAVGGGHSLHVTCDLTLASREHATFKQTDANVASFDGGFGSALLARQIGQKRAREVFFLERNYSAEEAYEMGMINAVVDHDKLEATAYEWAQEILTKSPTAIKMLKFAFNLIDDGLVGQQIFAGEATRLAYMTEEAEEGKNAFLEKRKPDWKKFGRSPS
- a CDS encoding alpha/beta fold hydrolase, which codes for MNIRVRGISYHLNSQIKDNAPSLILLHGFLGSGLVFNPLKSHLDSDISVTTIDLLGHGSTEGAELHYRFSTKEQVADLSKLISEQLPSPVFLYGYSMGARLALQLALCRPDLIQGLILESGSFGIEKETERQARQALDASRADQIQGNFHGFLEKWKTMKIFDGNLQSESKRLLMNIQEKQNHYWMANSLLGFGSGTMPCIKDRLNELISPVQLIVGAHDVKFLRINQSMKKNISDCELAIIEDANHRVHLEQPKKCATIINQFITNHSPS
- the menD gene encoding 2-succinyl-5-enolpyruvyl-6-hydroxy-3-cyclohexene-1-carboxylic-acid synthase, which translates into the protein MPDRDPINLNFYWSTQFVRSLYEEGVREVVISPGSRSTPLTLAFAAHPGFQKHVVIDERSAAFIALGIGKASGKPACLVCTSGTALANYYPTVIEATLSKNPMIVLSADRPPHLREIGASQTIDQLKAFGDYPVFFHDIGEPKKSNKSIIRLQKAASQAVMLSKSKSGVAHLNFPFSKPLTPEEEFFNTTIAENEKHARQSYRSYKATGVISHLDEQFWSDLVSSERPVLIAGATSTFNEIETIQNLAKTLDAPIIAEPGSKVPSSKYVISGYDGFLRNGSIAEELSSDLILRFGSEPVSKALINYLSRHSETPQIRFLRDDFLEDESLTSTKHICLQGTLDIPEVSGATDKHWLRNWRRYQKSFAQFRQNSIHPSTPLTDGYIFHTLSQLLPKKAFVMLSNSFPVRDFSLFTNNEAKDVFVNRGAAGIDGIISTSLGISKSAKKTGVLFIGDIAFLHDSNALLEARHINRPLVIIVLNNAGGSIFRILPIHDLKETFTPFFETPQQVSIAALCRAHKVDHALISKPEQLITAFEERIEKPGIHVLECITDAEESMVQRELLWNNFAEEK
- a CDS encoding isochorismate synthase, encoding MLVNFQFILKIEKRGNKVPQVAEKKSSLSALFQKQIPESRLNRFLSELPSLDDNNLNYLAFSIQIPQIDPLAAIEQIPETNGFQYYWEKPVDDFAIAASGELYRITTRGKNRFREASRKGKELINKIHHCSGINHQNAVIHLFGGFSFFDKNESKSWSGFKSSSFTLPEWTIIKEGKCTILTICTKIKNFNEVHTNIERILSQLEPITSAEAYVLNGKQQSKSNFTVPDKTSAEYESWINSVDIAKTNISNGKFDKVVLARKIDISLDYEVKDTHILNKLRNQYPDCYSFLIRQNEHASFLGSTPERLASFTSEYVLTEGLAGSTSRGKTASEDAVLEYDLLHNPKDLEEHEIVLEAIEENLSYYSDDVKHPDQPSIKKLSNVQHLYTPITAKIKEGVSRTEVLKTLHPTPAVGGFPRNEAVEFIKEYEDFERGWYAAPFGWINAHGNGEFIVAIRSGLIMKDSVRFFAGCGIVKNSDPDKEWDETNLKFIPMLSTLEHARS
- a CDS encoding DUF4290 domain-containing protein — its product is MFIEQQKPKDFDCGYNLDLMIAAIPRMPEGEERIAYAKRVVGLIKQSHPNWVKEDGTSESAWNHLFELADFDLESLGIRNPFTTGETDDAK
- a CDS encoding pyridoxal-phosphate dependent enzyme; protein product: MYLNSILEAVGNTPLVKLNHVNGNSEGTILVKVEYFNPGNSIKDRIAIKMIEDAEKAGLIKPGGTIIEGTSGNTGMGLALTAIAKGYKCIFTTTDKQSQSKVDILKAVGAEVIVCPTNVEPEDPESYYSVAKRLSTEIPNSYYPNQYDNKSNLKAHYETTGPEIWEQTEGKITHYIAGMGTGGTISGVGKYLKEQNPNVKVIGIDSVGSVYKKYFETGEFDKNEIKPYMTEGIGEDIIPGTIEFDFIDEVLQVNDKDSALTTRRLAKEEGLFVGWSCGAAVEGALKYFSENPLSKDDVAVIILPDSGTRYIGKIYNDAWMQDQGFIE